The Coffea arabica cultivar ET-39 chromosome 4e, Coffea Arabica ET-39 HiFi, whole genome shotgun sequence genome includes a window with the following:
- the LOC113739668 gene encoding E3 ubiquitin-protein ligase RSL1-like isoform X2, producing the protein MLPEPSQGYSTLNIAANVATSSSSFSFKVEQAEEAMTAESGESSLIFCEICVDRKERDQMFTIQSCGHVFCNECISKHVAARLEYNVHGIRCPAVNCGSAIEFDSCRSFMPKDVLEKWDEMLCDALVDASQKFYCPFKDCSAMLVRDSDEVIRESECPICRRLFCAQCYVPWHPGVDCEEFHRMNEDERGREDLMLRELAKAKSWNRCPRCKYYVERNQGCIHMTCRCGFQFCYTCGEPWSSAHGGC; encoded by the exons ATGCTCCCAGAACCGTCTCAGGGTTATTCTACACTTAATATTGCTGCTAATGTTGctacatcatcatcatcattcagTTTTAAAGTAGAACAGGCAGAGGAAGCGATGACAGCAGAATCGGGCGAATCTTCactgattttttgtgaaatttgtgtggatagaaaagaaagagaTCAGATGTTCACGATTCAAAGTTGCGGCCACGTGTTCTGTAACGAATGCATTAGCAAACATGTTGCAGCCAGACTTGAGTACAATGTACACGGTATCAGGTGCCCTGCTGTGAATTGTGGAAGTGCGATTGAGTTTGATTCTTGTAGGTCTTTTATGCCTAAAGATGTATTGGAAAAGTGGGATGAGATGCTTTGTGATGCATTGGTTGATGCATCTCAGAAGTTTTATTGTCCTTTTAAGGATTGTTCAGCGATGTTGGTGAGAGATAGCGATGAAGTTATTAGGGAATCCGAGTGTCCTATTTGTCGGAGATTGTTTTGTGCTCAATGTTATGTGCCGTGGCATCCTGGGGTTGATTGTGAAGAGTTCCACAGGATGAATGAGGATGAAAGAGGGAGGGAAGATCTTATGCTGAGGGAGCTTGCCAAGGCGAAAAGTTGGAACAGATGTCCTAGATGCAAATACTACGTCGAAAGAAATCAGGGCTGCATACACATGACTTGCAG GTGTGGATTTCAATTCTGCTATACTTGCGGAGAACCTTGGAGTTCAGCTCACGGTGGTTGTTAG
- the LOC113739668 gene encoding E3 ubiquitin-protein ligase RSL1-like isoform X1 encodes MAQEPALLDLSCNDFHLSPLFCEADELDAEGDQIFPVSDVRCAQGLQLQEALVASMLPEPSQGYSTLNIAANVATSSSSFSFKVEQAEEAMTAESGESSLIFCEICVDRKERDQMFTIQSCGHVFCNECISKHVAARLEYNVHGIRCPAVNCGSAIEFDSCRSFMPKDVLEKWDEMLCDALVDASQKFYCPFKDCSAMLVRDSDEVIRESECPICRRLFCAQCYVPWHPGVDCEEFHRMNEDERGREDLMLRELAKAKSWNRCPRCKYYVERNQGCIHMTCRCGFQFCYTCGEPWSSAHGGC; translated from the exons ATGGCTCAAGAACCAGCATTATTGGATCTCTCCTGTAATGATTTTCACTTGTCTCCACTTTTCTGTGAGGCGGATGAATTAGATGCGGAAGGTGATCAGATTTTTCCCGTATCAGATGTGAGGTGTGCTCAAGGATTGCAGTTGCAAGAAGCTCTAGTGGCTTCGATGCTCCCAGAACCGTCTCAGGGTTATTCTACACTTAATATTGCTGCTAATGTTGctacatcatcatcatcattcagTTTTAAAGTAGAACAGGCAGAGGAAGCGATGACAGCAGAATCGGGCGAATCTTCactgattttttgtgaaatttgtgtggatagaaaagaaagagaTCAGATGTTCACGATTCAAAGTTGCGGCCACGTGTTCTGTAACGAATGCATTAGCAAACATGTTGCAGCCAGACTTGAGTACAATGTACACGGTATCAGGTGCCCTGCTGTGAATTGTGGAAGTGCGATTGAGTTTGATTCTTGTAGGTCTTTTATGCCTAAAGATGTATTGGAAAAGTGGGATGAGATGCTTTGTGATGCATTGGTTGATGCATCTCAGAAGTTTTATTGTCCTTTTAAGGATTGTTCAGCGATGTTGGTGAGAGATAGCGATGAAGTTATTAGGGAATCCGAGTGTCCTATTTGTCGGAGATTGTTTTGTGCTCAATGTTATGTGCCGTGGCATCCTGGGGTTGATTGTGAAGAGTTCCACAGGATGAATGAGGATGAAAGAGGGAGGGAAGATCTTATGCTGAGGGAGCTTGCCAAGGCGAAAAGTTGGAACAGATGTCCTAGATGCAAATACTACGTCGAAAGAAATCAGGGCTGCATACACATGACTTGCAG GTGTGGATTTCAATTCTGCTATACTTGCGGAGAACCTTGGAGTTCAGCTCACGGTGGTTGTTAG